A stretch of DNA from Streptomyces sp. NBC_01197:
CATTGCCCGGCGCCACTGTGTCTCTTGATCAGCAAGAGGCGAAGAGCGCCCCGAGGCGCGTTCTCTCCCTTACCGTGACTGGTCCGCATTGAGGCGGTCGAAATAGCGATTCACGGAGTTATGGGCGCGTGCCGAAACTCCGGAAGGTTTCGCATTTCGCATGTCCAATTTCAGTTCTGACCACGCCGTCATGCCCGAGAACGACGAGATCGTCGCCGACGCCGAGGCTGTCGTGGTCGAGGTCGAAGAGGCCGTCACCGAGGCCGTAGCCGCCGAGGACACCGCCACCGAGGCCGCAGTCACCGACGAGACCGCCGTCGGCGAGTCCGTCACCGATGAAGAGCCCGCCGAGCCGACCGTGACCTTCGGGTCGCTCGGCCTGCCTGACGGCATCGTCCGCAAGCTCGCCCAGAACGGCGTCACCGCGCCCTTCCCGATCCAGGCAGCGACCATCCCGGACGCCCTGGCCGGCAAGGACATCCTGGGCCGTGGCCGTACCGGCTCCGGCAAGACCCTCTCCTTCGGCCTCCCGCTGCTGTCGACGCTCGCCGGCGGGCACACCGAGAAGAAGAAGCCGCGCGGCATCATCCTCACCCCGACCCGTGAGCTCGCGATGCAGGTCGCGGACGCGCTCCAGCCCTACGGCGACGTGCTCGGCCTGAAGATGAAGGTCGTCTGCGGCGGTACGTCGATGAGCAACCAGATCTACGCCCTGGAGCGCGGCGTCGACGTCCTCGTCGCCACCCCGGGCCGTCTGCGCGACCTCATCAACCGTGGCGCCTGCTCGCTCGCCAACGTCCAGGTCGCCGTCCTCGACGAGGCCGACCAGATGTCCGACCTGGGCTTCCTGCCCGAGGTCACCGAACTGCTCGACCAGATCCCCGGCGGCGGCCAGCGGATGCTGTTCTCCGCCACCATGGAGAACGAGATCTCCACCCTGGTCAAGCGCTACCTGACCAACCCCGTCACGCACGAGGTCGACAGCGCGCAGGGCAACGTCTCGACGATGACCCACCACGTCCTCGTGGTGAAGCCGAAGGACAAGGCGCCGGTCACCGCCGCCATCGCCGCCCGCAAGGGCCGTACGATCATCTTCGTCCGCACCCAGCTGGGCGCGGACCGCATCGCCGAGCAGCTGTGCGAGTCGGGCGTGAAGGCCGACGCGCTGCACGGCGGCATGACCCAGGGCGCCCGTACGCGCGTTCTTGAGGACTTCAAGAAGGGCTACGTCAACGCGCTCGTCGCGACCGACGTCGCCGCCCGCGGTATCCACGTCGACGGCATCGACCTGGTCCTGAACGTGGACCCGGCCGGGGACCACAAGGACTACCTGCACCGTTCGGGCCGTACCGCCCGCGCCGGCAAGTCAGGCACGGTCGTCTCGCTGTCGCTGCCGCACCAGCGTCGCCAGATCTTCCGGCTGATGGAGGACGCGGGCGTCGACGCCACGCGCCACATCGTCCAGGGGGCCGGGGCCTTCGAGCCCGAGGTCGCCGAGATCACCGGTGCCCGTTCGCTGACCGAGGTCCAGGCCGACTCCGCGAACAACGCCGCCAAGCAGGCGGAGCGCGAGGCCAAGGACCTCACCCGTGAGCTGGAGCGCGTCCAGCGCCGGGCGACCGAGCTGCGCGAGGAGGCCGACCGCCTCGTGGCGCGTGCCGCCCGCGAGCGCGGTGACGACCCGGAGGCCGCTGTCGCCGAGGTGCTGCAGGCCGCCGAGGCCGAGATCGCGGCCGCCGTACCGGAGCAGCCGAGGGCGGAGCAGCGCGAGGAGCGCCGCGACGACCGCGGCAACTTCGGGCGCCGTGACGACCGGGGCGGCGACCGTGGGGGATACCGCGGCGGCGACCGTGGTGGTTTCCAGCGCCGTGACGACCGTGGTGGCAACGGCGGTTTCCGCCGTGACGACCGTCCCTCGGGTGGTTCCGGTGGTGGCTTCCGTGGCGGCGAGCGTCGTGACAACGACCGTCCGTCCGGTGGTTTCCGTGGCGGCGAGCGTCGGGACGACCGCGGTGGCAACGGCGGCTTCCAGCGTCGCGACGACCGCCCGTCCGGCGGCTTCCGTGGCGGCGAGCGTCGTGACAACGACCGTCCGTCCGGTGGTTTCCGTGGCGGCGAGCGTCGGGACGACCGCGGTGGCAACGGCGGCTTCCAGCGTCGCGACGACCGCCCCTCCGGCGGCCACCGCGGCAGCGACCGTCCGTTCAACCGCGACCGCCGCGACGACCGCCCCACCGGCGGTTTCCGCTCCGGCAGCAGCGACCGTCCGACCGGCCGCCGCGACGACCACCGCACGACCGGAACGGGCACCGGCACCGGTTCCTTCGGCCGCCGCGACGACAAGCCGCGCTGGAAGCGCAACGGCTGAGCCACCTGCCCGGCGTGAGCCGGCAACGGTGAGCCACTGAATCCGGCTTGACCAGAGAAGCGGGCCCCTCCTTCGCGGAGGGGCCCGCTTCTCTTTCGCTGCGTCTCTCTTTCGCTGCGTCCGGCGCCGACCGATGACTTTCGCCGCCGCGAACGGTCATGACCATGTGGGCGCAGCAGGCGCCGCACACAGGCGGGCACGACCGAAGACGAGAGAGGCACACCTCATGGCAGCCCCTGGCAACATCAACGGACTGGGCATCATCCTCGGCAGTACGGATCCCGAACCGCTCATCGAGTGGTACCGCACAGCGCTGGAGCCACTGGGGGCCCGATGGGAGGGCCACATGCTCATCGTCGGAGAGCAGGCGATCATCGGATTCGATCGCCGTGACGACGTGGCGGAAAAGGCCGCGGAACCGGGCAGGCAGCTGGTCAACCTCATGGTGCGTGACATCCGTGCGGCCGAGAAGCACTTCAACACCCTCGGTGTGACCTGGGTCAGGCCGGTCGAGGACACCGGGGGCGGATGGTTCTTCTCCACCCTGCTGGACCCGGACGGCAACTACCTCCAGGTGCTTCAGGGCCCCGCGACGCCCTGAACCGGAGCGCCCCGTGCTACGACTCCGCCGACGGCCCACCCGCCGCCGGCGGAGTCCGACGTGCCGGGCGGGGGATACCCGATGGCTGCTGGGCACGCTCCCGCTATGCTCGGGGGGTGCGTCAGCACGGACCGTTAGCTCAATTGGCAGAGCAGTGGACTTTTAATCCATTGGTTGTGGGTTCGAGTCCCACACGGTCTACGACGGAGGAGGGGGGAAACACCCCCTCTGACCTGCAACTGAGCGCCCTGACCTGGTTTTTCGGTCGGGGCGCTCAGTCGTTTCGGAGCTCGTGCGTGAGCATGCGTCGGCAGTACCTGGTACGGCGTGGATCTGCTCGCCGCCGACTGTCGCAGCCCGACCGGTGCCTTGAGTGCTACCGGCTGAGGTACGCGCTTACGGTCCTTCGAGTCCGCGTATCGGTGCTGCTCGGAGCCGATAGCCGTGGCTCGAGCAGAGGGCGTTGCCCACATCCACTGCGACCGAGGTCGACCATCTCGCTCCCCGACAGGCGGAAATCTACGGTGGCTGAGGTAGACATCGGGCAGTGAAGTGGTTATGTTTTCTCTCGTAGCCGAGATCAAGCAAGGCCCGGCAGAGATGAACTGCCGGGCAGTGGTACGCGCAGTGAAGGCAGTTCGCACGACGGTGCGGTGGTGGAGTTCCGAAGCCGGAGCAGTTGCAGGATGGCGACGGGGCTGACGACCGGACCGGGTGGCCCGCAGTGATCAGGGGCCGCCGTGAGCAGTACGGCAAGGTGCAGTTCGCAGGATCAGCAGTGTGTTTGTCAGTAGCACCTCGGTAAAGGCGTCGGCTGCGGACGCGCGTGCCGGGAGGTTCGGCAGTGGGGTTCCAAGCCAGAGCAGACGCAGGACGGGCGACGGGGCTGGCTGCCGAAGAGTGGCGCTGCCGTAGGCCGCGGAGCAGTTAGTACCAGCAGTAGGTAAGTGAGTGATCCCAGAGGGAAGAACGGAGGAGCCAGGCGCCATCAGGATCGCCCGGGCGGAGTGTCGAGCCCGGGTACCGCAGGACATCGTTAGTGAGGTGGTCTCCGGTCAAGCAACCGCGATCCCCGCAATCCACGCCCTCTCCCGGGCGTGCACGCGGAAACAGAACGCCGACGCAGTACGAGAGTCGGCAGATGGTGTAGCAGTTCCTTCGGGGCCCGGGTGCCAGATGGCATCCGGGCCCCTCAACGCGTT
This window harbors:
- a CDS encoding DEAD/DEAH box helicase; protein product: MPENDEIVADAEAVVVEVEEAVTEAVAAEDTATEAAVTDETAVGESVTDEEPAEPTVTFGSLGLPDGIVRKLAQNGVTAPFPIQAATIPDALAGKDILGRGRTGSGKTLSFGLPLLSTLAGGHTEKKKPRGIILTPTRELAMQVADALQPYGDVLGLKMKVVCGGTSMSNQIYALERGVDVLVATPGRLRDLINRGACSLANVQVAVLDEADQMSDLGFLPEVTELLDQIPGGGQRMLFSATMENEISTLVKRYLTNPVTHEVDSAQGNVSTMTHHVLVVKPKDKAPVTAAIAARKGRTIIFVRTQLGADRIAEQLCESGVKADALHGGMTQGARTRVLEDFKKGYVNALVATDVAARGIHVDGIDLVLNVDPAGDHKDYLHRSGRTARAGKSGTVVSLSLPHQRRQIFRLMEDAGVDATRHIVQGAGAFEPEVAEITGARSLTEVQADSANNAAKQAEREAKDLTRELERVQRRATELREEADRLVARAARERGDDPEAAVAEVLQAAEAEIAAAVPEQPRAEQREERRDDRGNFGRRDDRGGDRGGYRGGDRGGFQRRDDRGGNGGFRRDDRPSGGSGGGFRGGERRDNDRPSGGFRGGERRDDRGGNGGFQRRDDRPSGGFRGGERRDNDRPSGGFRGGERRDDRGGNGGFQRRDDRPSGGHRGSDRPFNRDRRDDRPTGGFRSGSSDRPTGRRDDHRTTGTGTGTGSFGRRDDKPRWKRNG
- a CDS encoding VOC family protein; this encodes MAAPGNINGLGIILGSTDPEPLIEWYRTALEPLGARWEGHMLIVGEQAIIGFDRRDDVAEKAAEPGRQLVNLMVRDIRAAEKHFNTLGVTWVRPVEDTGGGWFFSTLLDPDGNYLQVLQGPATP